A stretch of the Zonotrichia leucophrys gambelii isolate GWCS_2022_RI chromosome 22, RI_Zleu_2.0, whole genome shotgun sequence genome encodes the following:
- the LOC135456866 gene encoding glycerol-3-phosphate acyltransferase 2, mitochondrial-like isoform X4, whose translation MTPPRTQPWLIPSCPELDMCIPFLGKYHRPVSGRSCQTCTPRSWDGFYPEELAPLGFRDASRLTEADTRFRGWLVRRICGFLAAWQWEIPAESPGELLQRICSSRRVQDAASSPEPGPRGDEGSQQSCKEEICQILGEIQAPLSPLLLRLCHWLLPKLLTRVFLSVQLHRAQLEMVLRAARTPEVPLVFLCSHQSPLDGPLLSFLLLSQGVGLPRVAVSTRTSPRLRSLLQRLGGIFLPSGLAPTWSERDEGLPGAVLDAYVQEVLRSRQPLVLFLEEPSAFVRLAEPAQRWLLRLLRALRDGAVPDALLVPVGIAYDLAPGGLRQRAAPPEPLGLGSCLRAAFQALCCRHHGFARVDFSQPFSLREFVDNNLVGPMLRGSPPEQLLLPTILGRGLLDVGSVGNPGPTLGTEEEILVTALGLHALSDSRACSAVTAVGITAALLLHRYQEVVLLPQLLWDFSKLLEQLLLRGRAVSCSGRLRVLLLHSLRLLPPLQPLQPPLRLLQPPRASARARLGQLAGGVRHQLAGEAVGACAIRALVLEMLPVLGPPSSLTKIVLSRDELLHKILELLQLLPPTLLGLQPCRPPDCHSLDVLDKLILGGLLEEEVAEEERWGCDVAPRRPGRGQSLGFFTDDSNSDSELELGVPKQCYKLRGPQGFPGFLLFLCRLLSPVLQTYGRAVQFLQRPPWPQPEQDYVEALLEFLAEDEDGYPDRSLALSSLQSFKDMGVLEELQTPTGPALQLSQPFQSASSREKLAAFIQQFTQL comes from the exons GTTCCGGGGCTGGCTGGTCAGGAGGATCTGTGGCTTCCTGGCAGCCTGGCAGTGGGAAATTCCAGCAGAGAGCCCCGGGGAGCTCCTGCAGCggatctgcagcagcaggag ggtgcaGGATGCTGCCTCCAGCCCGGAGCCTGGCCCCCGAGGGGATGAGgggtcccagcagagctgcaaggaGGAGATCTGCCAGATCCTGGGGGAAATCCAGGCCCCACTGTCCCCCCTGCTGCTGAG gctgtgccactgGCTGCTCCCCAAGCTCCTGACCCGAGTGTTCCTGAGCGTGCAGCTGCACCGGGCGCAGCTGGAGATGGTGCTGCGAGCTGCCAGGACG CCCGAGGTGCCGCTGGTGTTCCTGTGCAGCCACCAGTCCCCGCTGGACGGGCCCCTGctgtccttcctgctgctgtcccagggcgtggggctgcccagggtggCCGTGAGCACCAGGACCAGCCCTCGCCTGAG GTCCCTGCTCCAGCGCCTGGGAGGGATTTTCCTGCCTTCAGGCTTGGCCCCGACGTGGAGTGAGCGGGATGAGGGGCTCCCCGGGGCCGTGCTGGACGCG TACGTGCAGGAGGTGCTGCGGAGCCGCCAGCCCCTGGTGCTGTTCCTGGAGGAGCCGTCGGCGTTCGTGCGGCTGGCGGAGCCCGCCCAGCGCTGGCTGCTGCGCCTGCTGCGGGCGCTGCGCGACGGCGCCGTGCCCGACGCGCTGCTGGTGCCCGTGGGCATCGCCTACGACCTGGCTCCGGGCGGGCTGCGGCAGCGTGCAGCG CCCCCggagcccctggggctgggctcgtGTCTGCGGGCAGCGTTCCAGGCCCTGTGCTGCCGGCACCATGGCTTTGCCCGCGTGGATTTCTCTCAGCCCTTCTCCCTACGG GAGTTTGTGGACAACAACCTGGTGGGGCCCATGCTCAGAGGGAGTCCCccggagcagctgctgcttcccaccaTCCTGGGCAGGGG cctgctgGATGTGGGGAGCGTGGGGAATCCGGGCCCCACTTTGGGGACAGAAGAGGAGATTTTGGTGACAGCACTGGGGCTGCACGCACTGAGCG ATTccagagcctgctctgctgtcacGGCCGTGGGAATCACCGCAGCGCTGCTGCTGCACCGCTACCAGGAG gtggtgctgctgccccagctcctgtgggatttctccaagctgctggagcagctgctgctgcggggccgggccgtGAGCTGCTCGGGGCGGCTgcgggtgctgctgctgcacagcctgcGCCTGCTGccgcccctgcagcccctgcagccccccctgcgcctgctgcagcccccccgGGCCTCGGCCCGGGCACGGCTGGGACAGCTGGCGGGGGGGGTCCGGCACCAGCTGGCCGGGGAGGCCGTGGGCG cctGTGCCATCCGTGCCCTGGTGCTGGAGATGCTGCCCGTCCTGGGGCCGCCCTCCAGCCTCACCAAGATCGTGCTGAGCCGGGACGAGCTGCTCCACAagatcctggagctgctgcagctgctgccccccaccctgctggggctccag ccctgccggcCTCCTGACTGCCACAGCCTGGACGTCCTGGACAAGCTCATCCTCggggggctgctggaggaggaggtg GCCGAGGAGGAGCGCTGGGGCTGCGATGTGGCCCCGCGGCGCCCCGGGCGGGGACAGTCCCTGGGCTTCTTCACGGATGACAGCAACAGCGACAGCGAGCTCGAGCTCGGCGTCCCCAAGCAGTGCTACAAG CTCCGCGGGCCCCAGGGCTTCCCCggcttcctcctcttcctctgccgcctgctgagccctgtgctgcagaccTACGGCCGCGCCGTGCAGTTCCTGCAGAGACCCCCCTGGCCCCAGCCCG agcaggactACGTGGAGGcactgctggaattcctggccgaggatgaggatg GGTATCCCGACAGGAGCCTGgccctgagctccctgcagagTTTCAAGGACATGGGG gtgctggaggagctgcagacccCCACGGGACCcgccctgcagctctcccagcctttccagTCTGCGTCCAGCCGGGAGAAGCTGGCAGCCTTCATCCAGCAGTTCACGCAGCTGtag
- the LOC135456867 gene encoding fumarylacetoacetate hydrolase domain-containing protein 2-like isoform X2 — translation MRGALRLVRFRGAAGGGPRLGLEEAPGGDLVDLSAAEPDLPRSMREFLEIGPRGLELAQRALQSGQHRVSRGAARLLAPVGDPQKVICVGLNYHDHCREQAAKVPREPLIFSKFPSAIAGPFDDIVHPQDTSELDWEVELAAVIGKRGRHIESAALEHVLGYTVANDVSARDWQMRRNGRQWLLGKTFDTFCPLGPAIVTREGVPDVHNLWIRCSVNGQRMQDSSTQHLIFGVPALVAWVSRFVTLVPGDVLLTGTPAGVGVFRKPPVFLKPGDEVQCEIEELGTICNRVV, via the exons ATGCGCGGGGCGCTGCGCCTGGTGCGGTTCCGGGGCGCCGCGGGCGGGGGGCCCCGGCTCGGGCTGGAGGAGGCGCCCGGGGGGGACCTGGTGGATCTGAGCGCGGCCGAGCCCGACCTGCCCCGGTCCATGCGGGAGTTCCTGGAGATCGGCCCCCGCGGGCTGGAGCTCGCCCAGAG ggCGCTGCAGTCGGGGCAGCACCGCGTGTCCCGGGGGGCTGCGCGGCTGCTGGCGCCCGTGGGGGACCCCCAGAAGGTGATCTGCGTGGGGCTCAACTACCACGACCACTGCCGCGAGCAGGCGGCCAAGGTGCCCCGGGAGCCCCTCATCTTCAGCAAGTTCCCCAGCGCCATCGCCGGGCCCTTCGATGACATCGTGCACCCCCAGGACACCAGC GAGCTGGACTGGGAGGTGGAGCTGGCTGCGGTCATCGGGAAGAGGGGGCGGCACATCGAG TCGGCGGCCCTGGAGCACGTGCTGGGTTACACCGTGGCCAACGACGTGAGCGCCCGGGACTGGCAGATGCGGCGCAACGGGCGGCAGTGGCTGCTGGGCAAAACCTTCGACACCTTCTGTCCCCTGGGGCCGGCCATTGTCACCAGGGAGGGGGTGCCAG ATGTGCACAACCTCTGGATCCGCTGCAGCGTCAACGGGCAGCGCatgcaggacagcagcacccagcacctcATCTTCGGGGTGCCCGCCCTCGTGGCCTGGGTGTCCCG gttTGTGACACTGGTCCCTGGGGACGTCCTGCTGACGGGGACCCCCGCGGGAGTGGGGGTCTTTCGCAAACCGCCCGTTTTCCTCAAG CCCGGTGACGAGGTGCAGTGTGAGATTGAGGAGCTGGGCACCATCTGCAACAGGGTGGTGTGA
- the LOC135456867 gene encoding fumarylacetoacetate hydrolase domain-containing protein 2-like isoform X1 — translation MRGALRLVRFRGAAGGGPRLGLEEAPGGDLVDLSAAEPDLPRSMREFLEIGPRGLELAQRALQSGQHRVSRGAARLLAPVGDPQKVICVGLNYHDHCREQAAKVPREPLIFSKFPSAIAGPFDDIVHPQDTSELDWEVELAAVIGKRGRHIEESAALEHVLGYTVANDVSARDWQMRRNGRQWLLGKTFDTFCPLGPAIVTREGVPDVHNLWIRCSVNGQRMQDSSTQHLIFGVPALVAWVSRFVTLVPGDVLLTGTPAGVGVFRKPPVFLKPGDEVQCEIEELGTICNRVV, via the exons ATGCGCGGGGCGCTGCGCCTGGTGCGGTTCCGGGGCGCCGCGGGCGGGGGGCCCCGGCTCGGGCTGGAGGAGGCGCCCGGGGGGGACCTGGTGGATCTGAGCGCGGCCGAGCCCGACCTGCCCCGGTCCATGCGGGAGTTCCTGGAGATCGGCCCCCGCGGGCTGGAGCTCGCCCAGAG ggCGCTGCAGTCGGGGCAGCACCGCGTGTCCCGGGGGGCTGCGCGGCTGCTGGCGCCCGTGGGGGACCCCCAGAAGGTGATCTGCGTGGGGCTCAACTACCACGACCACTGCCGCGAGCAGGCGGCCAAGGTGCCCCGGGAGCCCCTCATCTTCAGCAAGTTCCCCAGCGCCATCGCCGGGCCCTTCGATGACATCGTGCACCCCCAGGACACCAGC GAGCTGGACTGGGAGGTGGAGCTGGCTGCGGTCATCGGGAAGAGGGGGCGGCACATCGAG GAGTCGGCGGCCCTGGAGCACGTGCTGGGTTACACCGTGGCCAACGACGTGAGCGCCCGGGACTGGCAGATGCGGCGCAACGGGCGGCAGTGGCTGCTGGGCAAAACCTTCGACACCTTCTGTCCCCTGGGGCCGGCCATTGTCACCAGGGAGGGGGTGCCAG ATGTGCACAACCTCTGGATCCGCTGCAGCGTCAACGGGCAGCGCatgcaggacagcagcacccagcacctcATCTTCGGGGTGCCCGCCCTCGTGGCCTGGGTGTCCCG gttTGTGACACTGGTCCCTGGGGACGTCCTGCTGACGGGGACCCCCGCGGGAGTGGGGGTCTTTCGCAAACCGCCCGTTTTCCTCAAG CCCGGTGACGAGGTGCAGTGTGAGATTGAGGAGCTGGGCACCATCTGCAACAGGGTGGTGTGA